One stretch of Sphingomonas rosea DNA includes these proteins:
- the topA gene encoding type I DNA topoisomerase: MKLVVVESPAKAKTIEKYLGPGHKVLASYGHVRDLPPKDGSVDPDHDFAMDWEVYGDKAKQVKAIADAAKASDTLILATDPDREGEAISWHVQELLKKRKALPKDVQRVTFNAITKSAVLDAMAAPRELDNDLIDAYRARRALDYLVGFTLSPILWRKLPGAKSAGRVQSVALRLIVDREAEIERFTAQEYWTVTARFAATGQEFTARLVELDGKKVDKLTLGDKGSATDAKKAVEAGHFAVASVETKPFSRNPPPPFTTSTLQQEAARKLGFAASHTMRIAQQLYEDGLITYMRTDGVQMAGEAISAARKAVADRFGAAHLPDKPRHYTSKAKNAQEAHEAIRPTDFAREKAGSGDHARLYELVLNRALASQMASARLERTTVELASDRARLRATGQVTLFPGFLALYEEGRDEKSDDEDGAKMPHLAKGDRPDKLGVDAVQSFTQPPPRYSEASLVKRLEELGIGRPSTYAATLQTLKDREYVRLEKQRFIPEESGRLVTAFLERFFEKYVSYDYTAELEDELDDVSGGRLDYLKLLEAFWRDFKPKAGEVMEQKPSEVTAALDEFLSPWLFPDKGDGSDPRTCPLCGTGRLALRGGKFGAFVACSNYPDCKFTRKFGQGGDAAASNGEPADLGEGILLKSGRFGPYVEQGEKRASIPKDVSVDLDWAKKLLSLPREIGPHPETGEMISASIGRYGPYLVHQGKYARLAGTAEVFETGMNAAVAKLADAAAGGGKGRGASREPVAVLGAHPETAKELKVMEGRFGPYVTDGTTHATLPKATDPKALTLEEAIALIDAKAAKGPAKGKRKTAAKKAPAKKAAPKKAAAKKKA, from the coding sequence GTGAAGCTGGTCGTCGTCGAATCGCCGGCCAAGGCGAAAACCATCGAGAAGTATCTGGGGCCCGGCCACAAGGTGCTGGCGAGCTACGGACACGTGCGCGACCTGCCGCCCAAGGACGGCTCGGTCGATCCGGACCACGATTTTGCGATGGACTGGGAGGTCTATGGCGACAAGGCCAAGCAGGTGAAGGCGATCGCCGACGCCGCCAAGGCGTCGGATACGCTGATCCTCGCGACCGACCCCGATCGCGAGGGCGAGGCGATCAGCTGGCACGTCCAGGAGCTGCTGAAGAAGCGGAAGGCGCTGCCAAAGGACGTCCAGCGTGTCACCTTCAACGCAATCACCAAGTCGGCCGTCCTTGACGCCATGGCGGCCCCGCGCGAACTCGATAACGACCTCATCGACGCCTACCGGGCGCGCCGCGCGCTCGATTATCTGGTCGGCTTCACCCTCTCGCCGATCCTGTGGCGCAAGCTTCCGGGCGCGAAGAGCGCGGGCCGCGTGCAGTCGGTCGCGCTGCGGTTGATCGTCGACCGCGAGGCCGAGATCGAGCGCTTCACCGCGCAGGAATATTGGACCGTGACCGCGCGCTTTGCTGCCACCGGCCAGGAGTTCACCGCGCGCCTCGTCGAGCTTGACGGCAAGAAGGTCGACAAGCTGACGCTGGGTGACAAGGGCTCGGCGACCGACGCGAAGAAGGCGGTCGAAGCCGGCCATTTCGCAGTCGCCTCGGTCGAGACCAAGCCCTTCAGCCGCAATCCCCCGCCGCCCTTCACCACCTCGACCCTGCAGCAGGAAGCCGCTCGCAAGCTTGGTTTTGCCGCCAGCCACACGATGAGGATCGCGCAGCAGCTCTATGAGGACGGGCTGATCACCTACATGCGGACTGACGGCGTCCAGATGGCGGGCGAGGCGATCAGCGCGGCCCGCAAGGCCGTCGCCGACCGCTTCGGCGCCGCGCACCTTCCCGACAAGCCGCGCCACTACACCAGCAAGGCCAAGAACGCGCAGGAAGCGCACGAGGCGATCCGCCCGACCGATTTTGCTCGCGAGAAAGCCGGCAGCGGGGACCATGCGCGCCTGTACGAGCTGGTGCTCAACCGCGCGCTCGCCAGCCAGATGGCCTCGGCACGGCTCGAGCGGACCACCGTTGAACTGGCGAGCGATCGTGCCCGGCTGCGCGCCACCGGCCAGGTCACGCTCTTCCCCGGCTTCCTCGCGCTTTACGAGGAAGGCCGTGACGAAAAGAGTGACGACGAGGACGGCGCCAAGATGCCGCACCTCGCCAAGGGTGACCGGCCCGACAAGCTCGGCGTCGATGCGGTGCAGAGCTTCACCCAGCCGCCGCCGCGCTATTCCGAGGCGAGCCTCGTCAAGCGTCTCGAGGAACTCGGTATCGGGCGCCCATCGACCTATGCGGCGACGCTGCAGACCTTGAAGGACCGCGAATATGTCCGGCTCGAGAAGCAGCGCTTCATTCCCGAGGAGAGCGGCCGCCTCGTCACCGCCTTCCTCGAGCGCTTCTTCGAGAAATATGTCAGCTACGATTACACCGCCGAGCTCGAGGACGAGCTCGACGACGTGTCGGGCGGGCGGCTTGATTATCTGAAATTGCTCGAAGCCTTCTGGCGCGATTTCAAGCCCAAGGCGGGCGAGGTGATGGAGCAGAAGCCGTCCGAAGTGACGGCCGCGCTCGACGAGTTCCTTTCGCCCTGGCTGTTCCCCGACAAGGGCGACGGCTCCGATCCGCGCACCTGCCCGCTGTGCGGCACCGGCCGTCTGGCGCTCCGCGGCGGCAAGTTCGGCGCATTCGTCGCCTGCTCGAACTACCCCGACTGCAAGTTCACGCGGAAGTTCGGGCAGGGCGGCGATGCCGCTGCTTCGAACGGCGAACCGGCGGATCTCGGCGAAGGCATCCTGCTCAAGAGCGGCCGCTTCGGCCCCTATGTCGAGCAGGGCGAAAAGCGCGCCTCGATCCCCAAGGACGTCAGCGTCGATCTCGACTGGGCCAAGAAGCTGCTCAGCCTGCCGCGCGAGATCGGGCCGCATCCGGAGACGGGCGAGATGATCTCGGCCTCGATCGGGCGCTATGGGCCCTATCTCGTCCACCAGGGCAAATATGCGCGCCTCGCGGGCACCGCCGAGGTGTTCGAGACCGGCATGAACGCCGCGGTCGCCAAGCTTGCCGATGCGGCGGCTGGTGGCGGCAAGGGCCGGGGCGCGTCGCGCGAGCCCGTGGCGGTGCTGGGTGCCCATCCCGAGACCGCCAAGGAACTGAAGGTCATGGAAGGCCGCTTCGGCCCCTACGTGACTGACGGCACCACCCACGCGACCTTGCCCAAGGCGACCGATCCCAAGGCGCTGACGCTCGAGGAGGCGATCGCGCTGATCGACGCCAAGGCCGCCAAGGGCCCGGCCAAAGGCAAGCGCAAGACCGCCGCCAAGAAAGCGCCCGCCAAGAAAGCGGCGCCGAAGAAGGCCGCGGCTAAGAAGAAGGCGTAG
- a CDS encoding HesA/MoeB/ThiF family protein, with translation MTLSDEELTRYARQIVLPQLGGTGQQRLKAARVAVIGAGGIGAAVIPALAGAGVGKITIVDPDLADLSNLHRQPIYRSRDAGEPKAALAGQFVRRLNPFVEVNPIERRIDPGNAPTLLAGHDLVIDGTDNFATRLAVSDACVGLGLPLLSAAAAQWQGQVGLFRGRPCYRCFVGDAFDADDCDNCAELGVTGALTGLAGNLAALIAIRFLAQAGEDPVGVLHLIDGLDGTQRPIRIPADPGCRACGATPSS, from the coding sequence GTGACCCTCTCCGACGAGGAACTGACCCGCTACGCCCGCCAGATCGTCCTGCCGCAGCTGGGCGGGACCGGTCAGCAGCGGCTGAAGGCGGCGCGCGTGGCGGTGATCGGCGCGGGCGGGATCGGCGCGGCGGTGATCCCGGCGCTGGCCGGCGCGGGGGTGGGCAAGATCACCATCGTCGACCCCGATCTCGCCGACCTGTCGAATCTCCACCGTCAGCCGATCTACCGCTCGCGCGACGCGGGCGAGCCCAAGGCGGCGCTCGCGGGCCAGTTCGTGCGGCGCCTGAACCCGTTCGTGGAGGTGAATCCGATCGAGCGGCGGATCGACCCCGGCAACGCGCCGACGCTGCTCGCGGGCCACGACCTCGTGATCGACGGAACCGACAATTTCGCGACCCGGCTGGCGGTGAGCGATGCCTGCGTCGGCCTTGGCCTTCCGCTGCTCAGCGCCGCCGCCGCACAGTGGCAGGGGCAGGTCGGGCTGTTCCGGGGTCGGCCCTGCTACCGCTGCTTCGTCGGCGATGCGTTCGACGCCGACGATTGCGACAATTGCGCCGAGCTTGGAGTCACGGGCGCTTTGACGGGGCTGGCCGGCAACCTCGCCGCGCTGATCGCGATCCGGTTCCTCGCACAGGCGGGCGAGGATCCGGTCGGCGTCCTACACCTGATCGACGGCCTCGACGGCACCCAGCGCCCGATCCGCATTCCTGCGGATCCGGGCTGCCGGGCGTGCGGCGCTACGCCTTCTTCTTAG
- the dut gene encoding dUTP diphosphatase translates to MSQPLFELKVLDPRIHDWGLPAYQTEMSAGIDLFACIDEPIELQPQAPAILIPSGIAILMNDPHVVAFLLARSGLGHKKGVILGQSVGTIDADYANQIFISAWLRTPPGSEPVTVSPGDRIAQLVFLPIIRPEFRVVEEFSASTGRGLGGFGSTGL, encoded by the coding sequence TTGTCGCAGCCGTTGTTCGAATTGAAGGTCCTCGACCCGCGCATCCACGACTGGGGACTGCCCGCCTACCAGACCGAGATGTCGGCCGGGATCGACCTCTTCGCCTGCATCGACGAGCCGATCGAACTGCAGCCGCAGGCGCCGGCGATCCTCATTCCCTCGGGTATCGCGATCCTGATGAACGACCCCCATGTCGTCGCCTTTCTGCTCGCCCGCTCGGGCCTCGGTCACAAGAAGGGCGTCATCCTCGGCCAGTCGGTCGGCACGATCGACGCCGATTACGCCAACCAGATCTTCATCTCCGCCTGGCTGCGAACCCCGCCGGGCAGCGAGCCGGTGACGGTGAGCCCGGGCGACCGGATCGCACAGCTCGTCTTCCTGCCGATCATCCGGCCAGAATTCCGGGTCGTCGAGGAATTCTCGGCCAGCACCGGGCGCGGCCTCGGCGGATTCGGAAGCACGGGGCTGTGA
- a CDS encoding HlyD family type I secretion periplasmic adaptor subunit, whose translation MTDLVLAADHLPATTAQPAAELTDPRKDIRIGAIIAGLFFVIFLGWAAIARLDAAAHATGTLTVSGQRQTIQHRDGGVVGTINVKEGQRVNRGDLLFTLVAPEVQAQERALTSQAIRLMATRSRLIAEQTGTPIAVPAEYSMFDDADRAEAMQVLALQRREMAARAATLSAQRGALGARAQQSGAQGQGASSQASSTAEQIRLVDEQIAALKPVADKGFVSQTRMRELERLKASLQGEQGQFAASRSVASGSVRENQLMAAEATQTFREKVAADLRDTEQQIGDVMPKLAAAREQLRQTVIRAPVSGAVVGLAVFTPGGVVAPGQKLMDIVPENTPLVVQAMVSPDNADDLVTGMDAEVRFPGIHDRSLPPLNGKITRVSADSFVDEKTGQRYFTSEVVVPRDQLALLKNPNGKPYRLTAGMNVEVLVQLRKRTALDYFLEPLTSQFWGAMRED comes from the coding sequence ATGACCGACCTCGTCCTCGCCGCCGACCATCTCCCCGCCACCACCGCGCAGCCCGCGGCCGAGCTGACCGATCCTCGCAAGGATATCCGCATCGGGGCCATCATCGCGGGGCTGTTCTTCGTGATCTTCCTCGGCTGGGCCGCGATCGCGCGGCTCGATGCGGCCGCGCACGCCACGGGCACGCTGACCGTATCTGGCCAGCGCCAGACGATCCAGCATCGCGACGGCGGGGTCGTGGGTACGATCAACGTCAAGGAAGGCCAGCGCGTCAATCGCGGCGACCTCCTCTTCACCCTCGTCGCGCCCGAGGTGCAGGCGCAGGAGCGTGCGCTCACCAGCCAGGCGATCCGCCTGATGGCGACCCGCTCGCGGCTGATCGCCGAGCAGACCGGAACCCCGATCGCGGTGCCGGCCGAATACAGCATGTTCGACGATGCCGACCGCGCCGAGGCGATGCAGGTGCTGGCCCTGCAGCGGCGCGAGATGGCCGCGCGGGCCGCGACCCTGTCGGCGCAGCGCGGTGCGCTCGGCGCCCGGGCCCAGCAATCGGGGGCGCAGGGCCAGGGTGCATCGAGCCAGGCCAGTTCGACCGCCGAGCAGATCCGCCTCGTCGACGAGCAGATCGCCGCCCTGAAGCCCGTCGCCGACAAGGGCTTCGTCTCGCAGACCCGGATGCGCGAACTCGAGCGTTTGAAGGCCTCGCTCCAGGGCGAGCAGGGTCAGTTCGCCGCCTCGCGCTCGGTCGCGTCGGGGTCGGTGCGTGAGAACCAGTTGATGGCCGCCGAGGCCACGCAGACCTTCCGCGAGAAGGTCGCCGCGGACCTTCGCGACACCGAGCAGCAGATCGGCGACGTGATGCCCAAGCTCGCCGCCGCGCGCGAGCAACTCCGCCAGACGGTGATCCGCGCGCCGGTCTCGGGCGCGGTGGTCGGGCTTGCCGTCTTCACCCCGGGCGGCGTCGTCGCGCCGGGGCAGAAGCTGATGGACATCGTGCCCGAGAACACCCCGCTCGTTGTCCAGGCGATGGTCTCGCCCGACAATGCCGACGACCTCGTCACCGGCATGGACGCCGAAGTCCGCTTCCCCGGCATCCACGACCGGTCGCTCCCGCCGCTGAACGGCAAGATCACCCGCGTCTCGGCCGACAGCTTTGTCGACGAGAAGACGGGGCAGCGCTACTTCACCAGCGAAGTGGTGGTCCCCCGCGACCAGCTCGCCTTGCTCAAGAACCCCAATGGCAAGCCCTACCGGCTGACCGCCGGCATGAACGTCGAGGTGCTGGTCCAGCTGCGCAAGCGCACCGCCCTCGACTATTTCCTCGAGCCGCTGACGAGCCAGTTCTGGGGCGCGATGCGCGAGGACTGA
- a CDS encoding type I secretion system permease/ATPase: MKQALSRVRPHLVAAAVFSAGVNLLYIVPTIYMLQVYDRVVPTRGVQTLFLLTMVLLFALGTLSLLDRIRSKLLARAAAQLDLSLAARVMDASIARPDLSQAGTALRDLESAKGMLAGPAMLALFDAPWVPIYILVCFLLHPYIGLLAIVGGAALPAIAWMNERTVRPHSVRAEEQARASYSLQDSLLGGAESIRALGMRRALVLRQLRAREAMLTEQSSVNFAGGAFFTGGKFVRLALQSLALGLGALLAVEGLISPGAIFASSFLIARALQPIEQLIGAIRPLGAARRAMTRLDDLLGSEQDAPRLTELPPLKGALTAEAISVRHPDRDGAVLMNVSFAVEPGQAIAIIGPSGAGKSTLLRVLAGALPADRGDVRFDGSSRADWDPERLALEIGYVPQDSRLFPGTVAENIARFAGDRLVDPGEIDAMVIAAAEAVGALDLIQRLPGGFNHRLGPGGRGLSAGQAQRVALARAFFGDPRILLLDEPNSNLDGEGDAALTKAIAEAKERGRTVLIVSHKLGVLPVIDKILLMRDGQAEMFGPRDEVLQRIMPPRPAPVAVEAKA, translated from the coding sequence ATGAAGCAGGCCCTGTCGCGGGTTCGCCCGCACCTCGTCGCGGCGGCCGTGTTCAGCGCGGGCGTCAACCTGCTCTACATCGTGCCCACCATCTACATGCTGCAGGTCTACGACCGCGTGGTCCCGACCCGCGGCGTCCAGACCCTGTTCCTGCTGACGATGGTGCTGCTGTTCGCGCTCGGCACCTTGAGCCTGCTCGACCGGATCCGCTCGAAGCTCCTCGCCCGCGCCGCGGCGCAGCTCGATCTGTCGCTCGCTGCCCGGGTGATGGACGCCAGCATCGCGCGGCCCGATCTCAGCCAGGCGGGCACCGCACTGCGCGACCTCGAATCGGCCAAGGGCATGCTCGCCGGTCCGGCGATGCTCGCCCTTTTCGACGCGCCGTGGGTCCCGATCTACATCCTCGTCTGCTTCCTGCTCCACCCGTACATCGGCCTGCTGGCGATCGTCGGCGGAGCCGCACTCCCGGCCATTGCCTGGATGAACGAGCGTACCGTCCGTCCGCACTCGGTCCGCGCCGAGGAACAGGCCCGCGCCAGCTATTCGCTCCAGGACAGCCTGCTCGGCGGAGCCGAAAGCATCCGTGCGCTCGGCATGCGCCGTGCCCTCGTGCTGCGCCAGCTCCGCGCCCGCGAAGCGATGCTGACCGAACAAAGCTCGGTGAATTTCGCCGGCGGCGCCTTCTTCACCGGGGGCAAGTTCGTCCGCCTCGCGCTTCAGTCGCTGGCGCTCGGCCTCGGGGCCCTGCTCGCGGTCGAGGGGCTGATCTCGCCCGGCGCGATCTTCGCCAGCTCCTTCCTCATCGCCCGCGCGCTGCAGCCGATCGAGCAGTTGATCGGCGCCATCCGGCCGCTCGGCGCCGCGCGTCGTGCCATGACCCGGCTCGACGACCTCCTCGGCTCCGAGCAGGACGCGCCGCGCCTGACCGAACTCCCGCCGCTCAAGGGCGCGCTCACGGCCGAGGCGATCAGCGTCCGCCATCCCGACCGTGACGGCGCGGTCCTGATGAACGTCAGCTTCGCGGTCGAGCCGGGGCAGGCGATCGCGATCATCGGCCCGTCGGGCGCGGGCAAGTCGACGCTGCTGCGGGTCCTCGCCGGCGCGCTGCCGGCCGACCGCGGCGACGTCCGCTTCGATGGCTCGAGCCGGGCCGACTGGGACCCCGAGCGGCTTGCGCTCGAGATCGGCTATGTGCCGCAGGACAGCCGGCTCTTCCCCGGCACCGTCGCCGAGAATATCGCGCGCTTCGCGGGCGACCGGCTGGTCGACCCGGGCGAGATCGACGCGATGGTCATCGCCGCCGCCGAAGCGGTCGGGGCGCTCGACCTCATCCAGCGACTGCCTGGCGGCTTCAACCATCGCCTCGGGCCGGGCGGCCGCGGCCTGTCCGCCGGCCAGGCGCAGCGCGTCGCGCTCGCCCGCGCCTTCTTCGGCGACCCGCGCATCCTGCTGCTCGACGAACCCAACAGCAATCTCGACGGCGAAGGCGACGCGGCGCTGACCAAGGCGATTGCCGAGGCCAAGGAACGCGGCCGGACCGTGCTCATCGTCAGTCACAAGCTCGGCGTGCTGCCCGTGATCGACAAGATCCTGCTCATGCGTGACGGCCAGGCCGAGATGTTCGGCCCGCGCGACGAAGTGCTCCAGCGGATCATGCCGCCCCGCCCCGCCCCCGTTGCCGTGGAAGCCAAGGCATGA